One Niabella beijingensis DNA window includes the following coding sequences:
- a CDS encoding DUF2911 domain-containing protein: MKRILFSSFLAGICFCVQSQVKLPAASPAQTAKQHFGLGTIEWSYSRPSLKGRQLYTDLAPAGKLWRTGANGATTLTVSDAITMGGQTVPAGTYGLLTIPDRNAWTIILTKQTDVTSNPTAYKESEDVVRIKVTPVTTKTITENFTIQLENITPTTAELQLSWGNVRVPVPVKTTIDERIQASIDASMQSDKPDYFAAATYYLENNKDLGKAVEWFGKAAEAQPKAYWIHYQHARALAKAGKKQEAKVAAERSMQLAKENNNDDYVRNNQKLIATL; encoded by the coding sequence ATGAAACGTATTTTATTTTCCTCTTTTCTGGCGGGTATATGCTTCTGTGTGCAAAGCCAGGTGAAATTACCGGCTGCCAGTCCGGCCCAGACAGCAAAACAACATTTCGGACTGGGCACCATTGAATGGTCCTATAGCCGCCCCAGCCTTAAAGGCCGCCAGCTTTATACCGACCTGGCGCCTGCTGGCAAGCTGTGGAGGACCGGTGCCAATGGTGCTACCACGCTCACCGTAAGCGACGCCATCACCATGGGTGGCCAAACAGTTCCTGCCGGCACGTATGGTCTGCTTACCATTCCCGACAGGAATGCCTGGACCATTATCCTTACCAAACAGACAGACGTAACCAGCAACCCCACCGCCTATAAAGAATCGGAAGATGTGGTGCGGATCAAGGTAACACCTGTTACCACCAAAACCATTACGGAAAATTTTACCATCCAGCTGGAGAACATTACCCCCACAACTGCCGAGCTGCAGCTCTCCTGGGGCAATGTACGGGTTCCCGTACCGGTAAAAACCACCATCGATGAAAGGATCCAGGCCTCCATTGACGCTTCCATGCAATCGGATAAACCCGACTATTTTGCAGCAGCCACCTATTACCTGGAAAACAATAAGGATCTTGGAAAAGCCGTTGAATGGTTTGGAAAAGCGGCTGAAGCACAGCCGAAAGCCTACTGGATCCATTACCAGCATGCAAGAGCGCTGGCCAAAGCCGGTAAAAAGCAGGAAGCAAAAGTGGCGGCTGAGCGGTCGATGCAACTGGCTAAAGAGAACAATAACGACGATTATGTACGCAACAATCAAAAGCTGATCGCTACCTTATAA
- the xerD gene encoding site-specific tyrosine recombinase XerD, protein MWESYKKSFQAYLKLEKSLSGNSTEAYMRDVEKLTDYLQTQSLALAPADITLKNLQGFLAWIAELGMQPASQARVISGIRAFYRFCLMENIVQQDPALLLEAPKTRRSLPDVLSFEEIEQLLSVIDLSKPEGTRNKAILEILYGCGLRVSELVNLRISQLYLDVGYVRVIGKGDKERLVPVGDAAARYVKIYLKEIRNHLTVKPGNEDIVFLNKRGAQLTRVMIFLIIKDLAAKAQIQKTISPHTFRHSFATHLIEGGANLRAVQEMLGHESITTTEIYTHLDREFLRKTLDQFHPLFSKNS, encoded by the coding sequence ATGTGGGAATCGTATAAAAAAAGTTTTCAGGCATATTTAAAACTGGAAAAATCGCTTTCCGGTAATTCCACCGAAGCATACATGAGGGATGTGGAGAAGCTGACGGACTACCTGCAAACGCAGTCGCTGGCCCTGGCCCCTGCCGATATTACACTCAAAAACCTCCAGGGCTTCCTCGCCTGGATCGCCGAACTGGGCATGCAGCCCGCCTCACAGGCCAGGGTGATCTCGGGCATCCGGGCATTTTACCGGTTCTGCCTGATGGAAAACATCGTACAGCAGGATCCCGCATTGCTCCTCGAGGCGCCCAAGACCCGGCGCTCCCTGCCGGATGTGCTCAGCTTTGAAGAAATCGAACAGCTTCTTTCCGTTATTGATCTCAGCAAACCCGAAGGCACACGCAATAAGGCCATCCTTGAGATCCTCTATGGCTGTGGCCTGCGGGTGAGCGAGCTGGTAAACCTGCGCATTTCTCAGCTCTACCTCGATGTGGGCTATGTACGGGTAATCGGCAAGGGCGATAAAGAGCGGCTGGTTCCTGTTGGAGATGCAGCAGCCCGGTATGTAAAAATATACCTTAAAGAGATCCGGAACCATTTAACCGTAAAGCCAGGCAACGAGGACATTGTTTTTTTAAACAAACGCGGCGCACAACTTACCCGGGTGATGATCTTTCTGATCATAAAAGACCTTGCGGCAAAAGCGCAGATCCAGAAAACGATCTCCCCACACACGTTCCGGCATTCGTTTGCCACCCACCTCATCGAAGGCGGTGCCAACCTCCGTGCCGTACAGGAAATGCTGGGCCATGAAAGCATTACCACCACCGAGATCTACACCCACCTGGACCGGGAGTTCCTCCGAAAAACACTGGATCAGTTTCACCCGCTTTTCAGCAAAAACAGCTAA
- a CDS encoding YraN family protein translates to MATHNQLGKHGEQLAAAYLEEKAYTILFRNWRYSYYEIDIIASQNNKLHFIEVKTRSSSRFGHPEESVTKKKFRYLQQAADEFLHQHPGHYRIQYDILSITFRPHQPPEYFLIEDVFL, encoded by the coding sequence ATGGCCACACATAATCAATTGGGAAAACACGGAGAACAGCTGGCCGCTGCTTACCTGGAAGAAAAAGCATACACCATCCTCTTCCGGAACTGGCGTTATTCCTATTATGAAATTGATATTATTGCCAGCCAAAACAACAAATTACATTTTATAGAAGTGAAAACCCGGAGCAGCAGCCGGTTCGGACATCCGGAAGAAAGCGTTACCAAAAAGAAATTCCGGTACCTGCAGCAGGCCGCAGATGAATTCCTGCATCAGCATCCCGGGCATTACCGCATCCAGTATGATATCCTTTCCATCACCTTCCGGCCGCATCAGCCTCCCGAATACTTTTTGATCGAGGATGTTTTTCTGTGA
- the manA gene encoding mannose-6-phosphate isomerase, class I, with protein sequence MQKLALLEGEVKHYDWGGVTFIPSLLQVENPQMKPFAEYWMGVHPAAKCRLLLDKGDNVLLRDFINADPEALLGPAVKRSFGQMPYLLKVLDVKDMLSIQVHPSKTQAALDFETENQKGVPLNAPDRNYKDANHKPELMVALSPFYLLHGFKPEKKLVQTLEAVPELHVFLPVFKEEGYKGLYKMAMELPQEEVNELLQPLINRIIPLYLQEKLDKVSEDFWAARAAQTFIQPGSIDRGIFSIYFFNIVHLKTGEAIFQDAGVPHAYLEGYNVEIMASSDNVLRGGLTAKHIDTAELLKHTKCEATHPQVISNTKGKERVYPAPVPDFELRSYDLKTGDEITLQPSTAEIFLLTDGEVELSAADSRVVLKSGTIAAAAFPGAVIKVLAGASSRLFRATVPVELINI encoded by the coding sequence ATGCAGAAACTGGCTTTACTGGAAGGAGAGGTCAAGCATTACGACTGGGGTGGCGTTACCTTTATCCCTTCCCTGCTTCAGGTAGAAAATCCGCAAATGAAACCATTTGCCGAATACTGGATGGGAGTGCATCCCGCTGCCAAGTGCCGGCTGCTGCTGGATAAGGGGGACAATGTATTGCTCCGGGACTTTATCAATGCAGATCCGGAAGCATTACTGGGACCGGCGGTGAAACGCTCCTTTGGCCAGATGCCTTATTTGCTGAAGGTGCTGGATGTAAAGGACATGCTTTCTATACAGGTGCACCCTTCTAAAACGCAGGCTGCGCTTGATTTTGAGACGGAGAATCAGAAAGGGGTGCCGCTGAATGCGCCCGACCGCAATTACAAGGATGCCAATCATAAGCCGGAGCTGATGGTAGCGCTGAGCCCGTTTTACCTCCTGCATGGATTCAAGCCGGAAAAGAAATTAGTACAGACACTCGAAGCAGTGCCGGAGCTGCACGTATTTCTGCCGGTATTCAAAGAGGAAGGATACAAAGGCTTGTATAAGATGGCCATGGAATTGCCGCAGGAGGAAGTGAACGAACTGCTGCAGCCGCTGATCAACCGCATCATACCGCTGTACCTGCAGGAGAAGCTGGATAAAGTATCAGAAGATTTCTGGGCAGCCCGCGCCGCACAAACCTTTATACAACCCGGTTCCATCGACAGGGGGATCTTTTCCATCTACTTTTTCAATATCGTGCACCTGAAAACAGGTGAGGCGATCTTCCAGGACGCGGGTGTGCCGCATGCCTATCTGGAAGGGTATAATGTGGAGATCATGGCCAGCTCCGATAATGTGCTGAGGGGCGGACTGACCGCAAAACACATCGATACGGCGGAGCTGTTGAAACATACAAAATGCGAAGCAACACATCCCCAGGTGATCAGTAATACAAAAGGAAAGGAACGGGTCTATCCGGCACCTGTTCCGGATTTTGAATTGCGTTCCTACGATCTTAAAACCGGCGATGAGATCACGCTGCAGCCTTCCACCGCCGAGATCTTTTTACTGACGGACGGAGAGGTGGAATTGTCGGCAGCAGACAGCCGTGTGGTACTGAAGTCCGGAACGATTGCAGCAGCAGCTTTTCCGGGTGCTGTTATAAAAGTACTGGCCGGCGCCAGCTCCCGGCTGTTCCGGGCAACGGTTCCGGTAGAATTAATAAATATTTAA
- the pyrF gene encoding orotidine-5'-phosphate decarboxylase, which translates to MTREQLVSLIDEKRSYLCVGLDTDPKKIPAHLSGDADAVFLFNKAIIDATRATCVAYKINTAFYEAMGTKGWDVMERTVHYIGPGHFKIADAKRGDIGNTSDQYARAFFETLPFDAVTVAPYMGEDSVRPFLEYEGKWAIVLGLTSNKGAQDFELQQAGEELLYEKVLKTVAAWGTDKNLMFVVGATQAEAFKRIRELVPDHFLLVPGVGAQGGSLEAISRQAMNRDCGLLVNASRAVIYASAGPDFATAAATAAAAYQEEMASYLK; encoded by the coding sequence ATGACCCGAGAACAACTGGTTTCCCTGATTGATGAAAAGCGCTCCTACCTCTGTGTGGGACTGGACACCGATCCGAAAAAGATCCCCGCTCATTTATCCGGGGATGCGGATGCAGTATTTCTTTTTAATAAAGCCATTATTGACGCTACACGCGCTACCTGTGTGGCGTATAAGATCAATACCGCTTTTTATGAAGCGATGGGTACAAAGGGCTGGGATGTAATGGAGCGGACAGTACATTATATCGGCCCTGGTCATTTTAAAATAGCTGATGCAAAACGGGGAGATATCGGCAATACCAGCGATCAGTATGCACGGGCATTTTTTGAGACCCTGCCTTTTGATGCGGTAACGGTAGCTCCATATATGGGGGAAGACAGCGTGCGCCCCTTCCTGGAATATGAAGGCAAATGGGCCATTGTGCTGGGACTTACCTCCAATAAAGGCGCACAGGATTTTGAATTGCAGCAGGCCGGTGAGGAATTGCTGTATGAAAAGGTTTTAAAGACGGTTGCTGCATGGGGAACGGATAAGAACCTGATGTTTGTGGTAGGGGCTACGCAGGCGGAAGCATTCAAAAGGATCCGTGAACTGGTGCCGGATCATTTTTTACTGGTGCCCGGTGTGGGTGCCCAGGGAGGCAGCCTGGAAGCCATTTCCCGGCAGGCAATGAACAGGGACTGCGGATTGCTGGTAAATGCCAGCAGGGCCGTGATCTATGCTTCAGCCGGGCCGGACTTCGCCACTGCCGCAGCCACTGCCGCAGCCGCCTATCAGGAAGAGATGGCCTCCTATTTAAAATAA
- a CDS encoding cupin domain-containing protein, with protein sequence MLRKNKQNEWIPWELRRTNPDIFYFREDQQIPNSPFPLLVYRGFFDKDYAACESWLQKKFTANKWFPLPAFKIFDDTHYYSNTHIALGVCAGEAQLQLGGTLGITTTVEKGDVVILPAGVALRLIGSGSSFSMVAASSVKVPLEMHREQNGQAAGSALHNIIPDTDPILGRKEGLQDIWQPVDTYSR encoded by the coding sequence ATGTTAAGAAAAAATAAGCAGAACGAATGGATCCCCTGGGAGCTGCGGCGCACCAATCCGGATATTTTTTATTTCCGGGAAGACCAGCAGATTCCCAATAGCCCGTTCCCTCTGTTGGTATACCGGGGCTTTTTTGACAAGGACTATGCTGCCTGCGAAAGCTGGCTTCAGAAAAAATTCACGGCGAATAAATGGTTCCCGCTTCCGGCGTTTAAAATCTTTGACGATACCCACTATTATTCCAATACGCATATTGCACTGGGGGTATGTGCCGGTGAAGCGCAATTGCAGCTTGGCGGTACCCTGGGCATCACCACCACGGTTGAAAAAGGCGATGTGGTGATCCTTCCCGCAGGTGTGGCACTGCGGCTCATCGGATCCGGCAGCAGTTTTAGCATGGTAGCTGCCAGCTCCGTAAAAGTACCGCTTGAGATGCACCGGGAACAGAACGGTCAGGCTGCAGGAAGTGCGTTACACAATATCATTCCCGACACAGACCCGATCCTTGGAAGAAAGGAAGGATTGCAGGATATCTGGCAACCCGTGGATACTTATTCCAGGTAA
- a CDS encoding L-rhamnose mutarotase — protein sequence MKRYCLALDLKNDPVLIAEYEAHHRAVWPEILQSIKSSGIRHMEIYRVESRLFMIIEAGPEFSFEKKQAADAQNAKVQEWEELMWKYQQALPTAKPGEKWIPAQLIFQI from the coding sequence ATGAAGAGATATTGCCTGGCATTGGATCTCAAAAATGACCCGGTACTGATCGCCGAGTATGAGGCCCATCACCGGGCAGTGTGGCCGGAGATCCTGCAGAGCATAAAATCATCCGGTATCCGGCATATGGAGATCTACCGGGTGGAGAGCCGTCTTTTTATGATCATTGAGGCCGGACCGGAGTTCTCATTTGAAAAAAAACAGGCGGCAGATGCGCAAAATGCCAAAGTACAGGAGTGGGAAGAACTGATGTGGAAGTACCAGCAGGCACTCCCTACTGCAAAACCTGGTGAAAAGTGGATCCCGGCACAATTGATTTTTCAGATCTGA
- a CDS encoding alpha-ketoacid dehydrogenase subunit alpha/beta — protein sequence MEQITSNLTTPGEMLSFEKFKDGILHDYYIACLSRETSLLGRREVLTGKAKFGIFGDGKEVAQVAMAKFFKPGDWRSGYYRDQTFMFALGIGTPQQYFSQLYADPDPQNEPFSLGRQMNSHYTSRNVDEEGNWLNLAEIKNTATDMAPTAAQMPRSFGLAYASKSFREVEELQQFKNLSNNGNEVCFCTIGDASTSEGHFWETVNAAGVAQVPLVIFVWDDGYGISVPREMQTTKGSISAALKGFEKEEGTNGFYISKVKGWDYMGMIEAFEEGVSLARETHTPVLFHVDELTQPQGHSTSGSHERYKSTERLEWERERDCLKKMKEWVLKNGLADEATLEKIETDARKNVREGRDHAWKAYLKPIKEQVEHTRNLLNQLIQELPEKGPELKKLIPDLVTNREPLRKNVLQTLYNAILIGGEKAGRLQAYYHQLQKENAAIYNSHLYNEGPKSALKVAPVAPVVTEQSPLLNGYEILNRYFDQLFAHNPKVLAFGEDLGQIGDVNQGFAGLQKKHGTGRISDTGIHELAIMGRGIGLALRGLRPIAEIQYLDYLVYGLQPLTDDVASLQYRTGGQQFCPLIIRSRGHRLEGIWHSGSPMGMIINALRGIHVCVPRNMVQAAGMYNTLLQSNDPGLVIESLNGYRLKEQLPENLDTMRVPLGIPEILREGTDITIVSYGSILRIIQDALGKVAPLGISCELIDVQTLLPFDIHHSILASLKKTNRIVFIDEDVPGGAAAYMFNKVMEKQGGYRHLDVSPRTITAKEHRPGYGSDGDYFSKPNAEEIAAVLIDMMRE from the coding sequence ATGGAGCAGATCACTTCCAACCTTACTACCCCGGGCGAAATGCTGTCTTTTGAAAAATTCAAAGATGGCATCCTGCACGACTATTATATTGCCTGCCTCAGTCGTGAAACCAGCTTGCTGGGCCGTAGAGAAGTACTGACAGGTAAAGCGAAGTTCGGAATTTTTGGAGACGGAAAAGAGGTGGCCCAGGTTGCCATGGCAAAATTTTTCAAACCGGGCGACTGGCGCAGCGGTTATTACCGCGATCAGACCTTTATGTTCGCCCTTGGAATAGGTACACCACAGCAATATTTTTCGCAGTTATATGCCGACCCCGACCCACAGAATGAGCCGTTCAGTCTGGGGCGGCAGATGAACAGCCATTATACCAGCAGGAATGTAGACGAGGAGGGTAACTGGCTGAACCTGGCGGAAATAAAAAATACCGCCACAGACATGGCCCCCACTGCGGCCCAGATGCCGCGCTCCTTTGGCCTGGCCTATGCCTCCAAAAGCTTCCGGGAAGTGGAGGAACTGCAGCAATTCAAAAACCTGTCGAACAACGGGAACGAGGTATGCTTCTGTACCATCGGTGACGCGTCCACCAGCGAAGGCCATTTCTGGGAAACGGTAAATGCCGCCGGCGTGGCGCAGGTACCCCTGGTGATCTTTGTATGGGATGATGGTTATGGCATTTCCGTTCCGAGAGAAATGCAAACAACCAAAGGGTCGATCTCCGCTGCATTGAAAGGTTTTGAGAAAGAAGAAGGTACGAACGGATTTTATATTTCAAAGGTGAAGGGATGGGACTATATGGGAATGATCGAAGCGTTTGAAGAAGGCGTCAGCCTGGCGCGGGAAACGCATACTCCCGTCCTTTTTCATGTAGATGAACTGACCCAGCCACAGGGTCACAGCACTTCCGGCAGTCACGAGCGGTACAAATCCACCGAACGCCTGGAATGGGAACGGGAACGGGATTGCCTAAAAAAAATGAAGGAATGGGTGCTCAAGAACGGACTGGCGGATGAAGCCACCCTCGAAAAAATAGAAACAGACGCCCGAAAAAACGTAAGGGAAGGCAGGGATCATGCCTGGAAAGCCTACCTCAAACCCATCAAGGAGCAGGTAGAACACACCAGGAATCTGTTGAACCAACTGATACAGGAGCTGCCGGAGAAAGGGCCGGAATTAAAAAAACTCATCCCCGACCTGGTAACCAACCGGGAACCGCTCCGTAAAAATGTATTACAAACATTATACAATGCGATCCTGATCGGCGGGGAAAAGGCCGGTCGTTTGCAGGCGTATTACCACCAGCTCCAAAAAGAAAATGCGGCCATTTATAATTCGCATTTATATAATGAAGGACCTAAAAGCGCACTGAAGGTGGCACCTGTTGCTCCCGTGGTAACAGAACAGTCGCCGTTGCTGAACGGCTATGAGATCCTGAACCGCTATTTTGACCAGCTTTTCGCCCATAACCCAAAGGTGCTTGCTTTTGGCGAGGACCTGGGCCAGATCGGCGATGTAAATCAGGGATTTGCCGGCCTGCAGAAAAAACACGGCACAGGCAGGATCTCCGACACCGGCATCCATGAGCTGGCTATTATGGGCCGGGGCATCGGACTGGCATTAAGAGGGCTGCGCCCGATTGCTGAGATCCAGTACCTGGATTACCTGGTTTACGGCCTGCAGCCGCTCACCGATGATGTAGCCTCCCTGCAATACCGTACCGGAGGCCAGCAGTTCTGCCCGCTGATCATCAGAAGCCGGGGCCACCGGCTGGAAGGGATCTGGCATTCCGGGTCCCCCATGGGGATGATCATAAACGCATTAAGAGGCATTCATGTTTGTGTGCCCCGGAATATGGTACAGGCCGCTGGTATGTACAATACCTTATTACAAAGCAATGATCCCGGGTTAGTGATTGAAAGCCTTAATGGGTACCGGCTGAAGGAACAGCTTCCGGAAAACCTGGACACCATGCGCGTGCCCCTGGGGATCCCCGAGATCCTCCGGGAAGGCACCGATATTACTATTGTGAGCTATGGCTCCATCCTGCGTATCATACAGGATGCGCTGGGTAAGGTCGCTCCACTGGGCATCAGCTGTGAGCTGATCGATGTGCAGACGTTGCTGCCATTTGATATTCATCACAGTATCCTGGCCTCCCTGAAGAAGACCAACCGCATTGTATTTATAGATGAGGATGTTCCGGGAGGAGCTGCCGCCTATATGTTCAATAAAGTAATGGAAAAGCAGGGCGGATACCGGCACCTGGATGTGTCGCCACGGACCATTACCGCAAAGGAACACCGGCCGGGCTATGGAAGCGATGGAGACTATTTCAGCAAACCGAACGCAGAAGAAATTGCAGCTGTGCTGATCGATATGATGCGGGAGTAG
- a CDS encoding DUF1573 domain-containing protein, which translates to MRKFYLLAVLFFLGFAVTTKAQDAVPADQVIKMSKEKYDLGKIKYKEGTTFFMEFTNISKKPVIVENVLVGCGCTVAEKPAAPVMPGKVGKIKVGYDATAPAGQPFNKDVTIKIKGAQAKTVYFTGEII; encoded by the coding sequence ATGAGGAAATTTTACCTTCTGGCCGTTTTATTTTTTCTGGGATTTGCTGTAACAACCAAAGCGCAGGATGCTGTACCAGCGGATCAGGTGATCAAAATGTCAAAAGAAAAATATGATCTGGGAAAGATCAAGTATAAGGAGGGAACTACCTTTTTTATGGAGTTCACCAATATCAGCAAAAAACCGGTGATCGTGGAGAATGTGCTGGTGGGTTGCGGCTGTACAGTGGCAGAAAAGCCCGCAGCGCCTGTAATGCCGGGGAAAGTAGGTAAAATAAAAGTAGGTTATGATGCTACGGCTCCTGCCGGTCAGCCTTTTAATAAAGATGTAACCATAAAGATCAAAGGCGCCCAGGCCAAAACGGTATATTTTACCGGGGAGATCATCTAA
- a CDS encoding pyridoxal phosphate-dependent aminotransferase yields MIRISQRGVEMPASPIRKLVPYAEDAKRRGVTVYHLNIGQPDIETPPAIMQAVRDVHMRVLEYSHSAGNESYRRKLMEYYKRIGIAVTHEEIMITTGGSEAILFAFFACLNPGDEVIIPEPFYANYNGFACTAGIKVTPIPSGIDTGFALPPIGDFERVITEKTKAILICNPNNPTGYLYSREEVEALGSICKKHSLYFFSDEAYREFRYEDDSEYLSPLQLPGLEEHVVVMDTISKRYSACGARIGALVTHNKEVYQTALKFAQARLSPPGLAQVLGEAAVDLPENYFDGTREEYRKRRDLLVQRLNAMDGVFCPNPGGAFYTIARLPVDDCDRFCQWLLESFSYKNQTLMLAPATGFYATPGLGLNEVRLAYVLNTDAINTAMDCLEQALKEYPGRQ; encoded by the coding sequence ATGATTAGAATTTCTCAAAGAGGAGTGGAGATGCCGGCTTCGCCGATCCGCAAGCTGGTCCCGTATGCGGAGGATGCAAAGCGCAGGGGGGTAACTGTATATCATTTAAATATCGGGCAACCGGATATTGAAACGCCGCCGGCCATTATGCAGGCGGTAAGAGACGTACATATGCGGGTGCTGGAATACAGTCACAGTGCGGGAAATGAAAGTTATCGGCGCAAGCTGATGGAATATTATAAACGGATCGGGATAGCCGTTACCCACGAGGAGATCATGATCACCACCGGGGGGAGCGAAGCGATCCTGTTCGCATTTTTTGCCTGCCTGAATCCCGGGGATGAAGTCATTATTCCCGAGCCGTTCTATGCCAATTACAATGGTTTTGCGTGTACGGCAGGTATAAAGGTAACACCCATTCCCTCCGGGATTGATACCGGCTTTGCGCTGCCGCCGATCGGGGACTTTGAACGGGTGATCACCGAAAAGACCAAAGCCATTCTTATCTGTAACCCCAATAATCCTACCGGTTATCTGTACAGCAGGGAGGAAGTGGAGGCGCTTGGAAGTATCTGTAAGAAACACAGCCTGTACTTTTTTTCTGATGAAGCATACCGGGAGTTCCGGTATGAAGACGACAGCGAATACCTCAGCCCGCTTCAGTTGCCCGGACTGGAAGAGCATGTGGTGGTGATGGATACCATCAGCAAACGCTACAGTGCCTGTGGCGCACGGATCGGGGCCCTGGTCACGCATAATAAAGAAGTATACCAGACGGCACTGAAATTCGCCCAGGCGCGGTTAAGTCCGCCCGGACTGGCCCAGGTGCTGGGTGAAGCGGCGGTGGATCTTCCGGAAAATTATTTCGACGGAACAAGAGAGGAATACCGGAAACGCAGGGATCTGCTTGTACAGCGTCTCAATGCGATGGATGGTGTGTTTTGTCCCAACCCCGGCGGGGCTTTTTATACCATTGCCCGTTTACCGGTTGATGATTGCGACCGGTTTTGCCAGTGGCTCCTGGAGTCGTTCAGCTATAAGAACCAGACATTGATGCTGGCGCCGGCCACCGGATTCTATGCCACACCCGGATTGGGCCTCAACGAGGTAAGGCTTGCCTATGTGCTGAATACGGATGCCATCAATACGGCTATGGATTGCCTGGAACAGGCCCTGAAAGAATACCCCGGCCGGCAATAA
- a CDS encoding ammonium transporter, protein MTRKLAIIPFALLILIVILSLLFGHNPTEIKQYAEINSGDTAWMLTSAALVLIMTPGLAFFYGGMVKKKNVISTMLQSFICMAIVSIIWVVFGFSLAFGDSIGGVIGNPRTFFLMNNVLESQPWKLAPTVPLVVFAFFQLKFAIITPALVTGAFSERIRFTSYIFFICLFIIFIYCPLAHATWHPDGILAKLGVLDFAGGTVVHMSAGLAALAGAIYLKKRTDTGENKPARITYVLLGTGLLWFGWFGFNGGSAMGANALAASALATTAVASGAAAFAWIIFDALRGKKPSAMGTSIGAVVGLVAITPAAGFVSLPHALVIGVVAAIISNLMVEWRTKTGIDDTLDVFPCHGIGGMVGMLLTGVFANQAINTGNATGNGLFFGETKLFTTHVLVLLGVIVFVLVMSFILLKITDLITPLRASEDEELEGLDRSQHGESL, encoded by the coding sequence ATGACTCGAAAACTAGCTATCATCCCTTTTGCCTTATTAATTCTTATTGTAATCTTAAGTCTTTTGTTTGGGCATAACCCCACGGAGATAAAACAATATGCGGAGATCAATTCCGGCGATACCGCCTGGATGCTGACCTCGGCAGCCCTGGTACTGATCATGACACCGGGACTGGCTTTTTTTTACGGAGGTATGGTTAAAAAGAAGAATGTGATCTCCACGATGCTGCAAAGCTTTATCTGTATGGCAATCGTTTCGATCATCTGGGTGGTTTTCGGGTTTAGTCTGGCTTTTGGAGATTCTATAGGTGGTGTGATCGGGAACCCCCGCACTTTTTTCCTGATGAATAACGTGCTGGAAAGTCAGCCCTGGAAGCTGGCTCCCACTGTGCCCCTGGTGGTCTTTGCTTTTTTCCAGCTGAAGTTTGCCATCATCACACCGGCGCTGGTTACCGGGGCATTCTCTGAGCGCATCCGGTTTACCTCTTATATTTTCTTTATCTGCCTGTTTATTATTTTTATCTATTGTCCCCTGGCACATGCCACCTGGCATCCGGATGGTATCCTGGCCAAGCTGGGCGTACTTGATTTTGCCGGAGGAACCGTAGTACATATGAGTGCCGGTCTGGCAGCGCTGGCAGGTGCCATATACCTGAAAAAACGGACGGATACCGGAGAGAACAAGCCCGCCCGGATCACCTATGTATTATTGGGTACCGGCCTGCTCTGGTTTGGCTGGTTCGGATTTAACGGCGGTTCTGCAATGGGAGCCAATGCACTGGCTGCTTCTGCGCTGGCTACTACCGCTGTGGCATCGGGCGCTGCGGCCTTTGCCTGGATCATCTTCGATGCACTGAGAGGAAAAAAGCCTTCCGCAATGGGAACCAGTATCGGCGCTGTTGTGGGACTGGTGGCCATCACTCCTGCAGCAGGTTTTGTAAGTCTTCCGCATGCACTGGTAATTGGTGTGGTGGCGGCCATTATCAGCAACCTGATGGTGGAGTGGAGAACAAAGACCGGTATCGATGATACACTGGATGTATTTCCCTGTCATGGGATAGGTGGAATGGTTGGTATGCTGCTGACCGGTGTTTTTGCCAACCAGGCGATCAATACCGGGAATGCAACCGGCAATGGTTTGTTCTTTGGTGAAACCAAGCTGTTCACCACCCATGTGCTGGTGTTGCTGGGTGTGATCGTTTTTGTGCTGGTAATGTCCTTTATACTTTTAAAAATAACCGACCTGATCACTCCGTTACGCGCCAGCGAGGATGAAGAACTGGAAGGCCTTGACCGGTCGCAGCACGGAGAGAGTTTATAA